Proteins from one Mustela erminea isolate mMusErm1 chromosome 20, mMusErm1.Pri, whole genome shotgun sequence genomic window:
- the ZNF48 gene encoding zinc finger protein 48 codes for MERAVEPWGPDLQGAEEREQLRGARTGIGSEDVETSQPDEFEHTPQEDDLGFKEEEDLAPGHEVGNASLKPEGIQTWDDLWVQREGPGKPQARDRGPRLLGEPRWGQASDRAAVCGECGKSFRQMSDLVKHQRTHTGEKPYKCGVCGKGFGDSSARIKHQRTHSGEKSYRARPPAQGPPKIPRSRIPAGERPTICGECGKSFRQSSDLVKHQRTHTGEKPYKCGICGKGFGDSSARIKHQRTHRGEQPPRPVVPRRQPSRAATAATQGPRAQDKPYICTDCGKRFVLSCSLLSHQRSHLGPKPFGCDVCGKEFARGSDLVKHLRVHTGEKPYLCPECGKGFADSSARVKHLRTHSGERPHACPECDRTFSLSSTLLRHRLTHMEPQDFSFPGYPLAPLIPSPPPSSSPPPPPLGTSPPLTPRSPSHSGDGPFGLPGLEPEPGGPQAGEPPPPLAGDKPHKCPECGKGFRRSSDLVKHHRVHTGEKPYLCPECGKGFADSSARVKHLRTHRGERARPHPPSTLLRPHNPPGPAPTAPRPRARAQPSGPSQPHVCGFCGKEFPRSSDLVKHRRTHTGEKPYKCAECGKGFGDSSARIKHQRGHLVLRPFGTGDGRARPLKEEPPTGLE; via the exons ATGGAGCGCGCGGTGGAGCCCTGGGGCCCGGATCTCCAGGGcgcagaggagagggagcagctgaGAGGCGCCCGCACAG gtATAGGGAGTGAGGATGTGGAGACTTCTCAGCCGGATGAGTTTGAACATACCCCACAGGAGGATGACTTGGGGTTCAAGGAAGAGGAAGATTTGGCCCCAGGTCATGAAGTAGGAAATGCCTCTCTCAAACCTGAAGGCATCCAGACCTGGGATGACTTGTGGGTCCAGAGAGAGGGACCAGGAAAACCTCAGGCTCGGGACAGAGGTCCCCGGCTCCTGGGAGAGCCACGTTGGGGCCAGGCTAGTGATCGGGCTGCTGTGTGTGGTGAGTGTGGCAAGAGTTTTCGGCAGATGTCAGATCTGGTAAAACACCAGCGGACCCATACAGGGGAGAAGCCCTACAAGTGTGGGGTCTGTGGCAAGGGCTTTGGGGATAGCTCTGCCCGTATAAAACATCAGCGAACTCATAGTGGTGAGAAGTCCTACAGAGCCCGACCACCAGCCCAAGGCCCCCCAAAGATTCCTCGGTCCAGGATCCCAGCTGGTGAACGCCCCACAATCTGCGGCGAGTGTGGCAAGAGCTTCCGGCAGAGTTCTGACCTGGTGAAACACCAGCGGACACATACGGGTGAGAAGCCCTACAAGTGTGGCATCTGTGGCAAGGGCTTTGGTGACAGTTCTGCTCGCATAAAGCACCAGCGGACACACCGGGGGGAGCAGCCTCCCCGGCCCGTGGTGCCCAGACGGCAGCCTTCTCGAGCGGCCACGgcagccacccagggacccagggcCCAGGACAAGCCGTATATCTGCACCGATTGTGGCAAAAGATTTGTGCTCAGCTGCAGCCTTCTGAGCCACCAGCGCAGTCACTTGGGGCCCAAACCCTTTGGCTGTGACGTGTGTGGAAAGGAGTTTGCCCGGGGCTCAGACCTGGTGAAGCACCTGCGGGTgcacacaggagagaagccctaCCTGTGCCCTGAGTGTGGCAAGGGCTTCGCTGACAGCTCTGCCCGGGTCAAACACCTCCGCACCCACAGTGGGGAGAGGCCTCATGCCTGCCCAGAATGTGACCGCACCTTCAGCCTCAGCTCTACCCTTCTCCGCCACCGCCTCACTCACATGGAGCCCCAGGACTTCAGCTTCCCAGGCTACCCCCTGGCCCCCCTgatccccagcccaccccccagctcaagcccacccccacctccccttggCACGAGCCCCCCGCTGACACCTCGAAGCCCTTCACATTCAGGTGATGGGCCGTTTGGCCTGCCTGGCTTGGAGCCAGAGCCCGGGGGCCCCCAAGCTGGGGAACCTCCCCCACCACTGGCAGGGGACAAGCCCCACAAGTGCCCTGAGTGTGGCAAGGGCTTCCGCCGAAGCTCGGACCTAGTGAAACACCATCGCGTGcacacaggggagaagccctACCTCTGTCCCGAGTGTGGCAAGGGTTTTGCTGACAGCTCAGCCCGAGTTAAGCACCTCCGTACCCACCGTGGTGAACGGGCTCGGCCACACCCACCATCCACTCTCCTGAGGCCACACAACCCCCCTGGCCCGGCCCCCACAGCCCCTCGACCCCGAGCCCGAGCCCAGCCCTCCGGACCCAGCCAGCCCCATGTGTGTGGCTTCTGTGGGAAGGAATTCCCCCGGAGCTCAGATCTGGTCAAACACAGGCGAACacacactggggagaagccatATAAATGCGCAGAGTGTGGCAAAGGTTTTGGGGACAGTTCTGCCCGCATCAAGCACCAGCGTGGGCACTTGGTTCTGAGGCCCTTTGGGACAGGGGATGGTCGGGCAAGGCCCCTCAAGGAGGAGCCACCCACAGGACTGGAATGA
- the ZNF771 gene encoding zinc finger protein 771 isoform X1 has product MSGGNECLRSWAWGGGKGAVQGGRSQTLHRLAGDAKMPGEQQTEEEEEEEMQEEMVLLVKGEEDEGEEKYEVVKLKIPMDNKEVRTSEAPAPSADPARPHACPDCGRAFARRSTLAKHARTHTGERPFACTECGRRFSQKSALTKHGRTHTGERPYECPECDKRFSAASNLRQHRRRHTGEKPYACAHCGRRFAQSSNYAQHLRVHTGEKPYACPDCGRAFGGSSCLARHRRTHTGERPYACADCGTRFAQSSALAKHRRVHTGEKPHRCAVCGRRFGHRSNLAEHARTHTGERPYPCAECGRRFRLSSHFIRHRRAHLRRRLYICAGCGRDFKLPPGATAASATERCPECEGS; this is encoded by the exons ATGAGTGGGGGGAACGAGTGTCTTCGGAGCTGggcctggggtggagggaagggggcagtGCAGGGCGGGCGAAGCCAAACCCTCCACCGCCTTGCTGGG GACGCCAAGATGCCTGGtgaacagcagacagaggaagaggaagaggaagaaatgcaaGAGGAGATGGTGCTGCTGGTGAAGGGTGAGGAAGATGAGGGTGAGGAGAAGTATGAGGTGGTGAAACTCAAGATCCCCATGGACAACAAGGAG GTCCGGACGAGCGAGGCGCCCGCGCCGTCGGCCGACCCGGCGCGCCCACACGCGTGCCCCGACTGCGGCCGCGCCTTCGCGCGCCGCTCCACGCTGGCCAagcacgcgcgcacgcacacggGCGAGCGGCCCTTCGCGTGCACCGAGTGCGGCCGGCGCTTCTCGCAGAAGTCGGCGCTGACCAAACACGGCCGCACGCACACGGGCGAGCGGCCCTACGAGTGCCCCGAGTGCGACAAGCGCTTCTCGGCCGCGTCGAACCTGCGGCAGCACCGGCGGCGCCACACGGGCGAGAAGCCGTACGCGTGCGCGCACTGCGGCCGCCGCTTCGCGCAGAGCTCCAACTACGCCCAGCACCTGCGCGTGCACACGGGCGAGAAGCCGTACGCGTGCCCGGACTGCGGACGCGCCTTCGGGGGCAGCTCGTGCCTGGCGCGCCACCGGCGCACGCACACGGGCGAGAGGCCGTACGCGTGCGCCGACTGCGGCACGCGCTTCGCGCAGAGCTCGGCGCTGGCCAAGCACCGCCGCGTGCACACGGGCGAGAAGCCGCACCGCTGCGCCGTGTGCGGCCGCCGCTTCGGCCACCGCTCCAACCTGGCGGagcacgcgcgcacgcacacggGCGAGCGGCCCTACCCGTGCGCGGAGTGCGGCCGGCGCTTCCGCCTCAGCTCGCACTTCATCCGCCACCGCCGCGCGCACCTGCGGCGCCGCCTCTACATCTGCGCCGGCTGCGGCCGGGACTTCAAGCTTCCGCCTGGCGCCACGGCCGCCTCGGCCACCGAGCGCTGCCCGGAGTGCGAGGGCAGCTGA
- the ZNF771 gene encoding zinc finger protein 771 isoform X2 — MPGEQQTEEEEEEEMQEEMVLLVKGEEDEGEEKYEVVKLKIPMDNKEVRTSEAPAPSADPARPHACPDCGRAFARRSTLAKHARTHTGERPFACTECGRRFSQKSALTKHGRTHTGERPYECPECDKRFSAASNLRQHRRRHTGEKPYACAHCGRRFAQSSNYAQHLRVHTGEKPYACPDCGRAFGGSSCLARHRRTHTGERPYACADCGTRFAQSSALAKHRRVHTGEKPHRCAVCGRRFGHRSNLAEHARTHTGERPYPCAECGRRFRLSSHFIRHRRAHLRRRLYICAGCGRDFKLPPGATAASATERCPECEGS, encoded by the exons ATGCCTGGtgaacagcagacagaggaagaggaagaggaagaaatgcaaGAGGAGATGGTGCTGCTGGTGAAGGGTGAGGAAGATGAGGGTGAGGAGAAGTATGAGGTGGTGAAACTCAAGATCCCCATGGACAACAAGGAG GTCCGGACGAGCGAGGCGCCCGCGCCGTCGGCCGACCCGGCGCGCCCACACGCGTGCCCCGACTGCGGCCGCGCCTTCGCGCGCCGCTCCACGCTGGCCAagcacgcgcgcacgcacacggGCGAGCGGCCCTTCGCGTGCACCGAGTGCGGCCGGCGCTTCTCGCAGAAGTCGGCGCTGACCAAACACGGCCGCACGCACACGGGCGAGCGGCCCTACGAGTGCCCCGAGTGCGACAAGCGCTTCTCGGCCGCGTCGAACCTGCGGCAGCACCGGCGGCGCCACACGGGCGAGAAGCCGTACGCGTGCGCGCACTGCGGCCGCCGCTTCGCGCAGAGCTCCAACTACGCCCAGCACCTGCGCGTGCACACGGGCGAGAAGCCGTACGCGTGCCCGGACTGCGGACGCGCCTTCGGGGGCAGCTCGTGCCTGGCGCGCCACCGGCGCACGCACACGGGCGAGAGGCCGTACGCGTGCGCCGACTGCGGCACGCGCTTCGCGCAGAGCTCGGCGCTGGCCAAGCACCGCCGCGTGCACACGGGCGAGAAGCCGCACCGCTGCGCCGTGTGCGGCCGCCGCTTCGGCCACCGCTCCAACCTGGCGGagcacgcgcgcacgcacacggGCGAGCGGCCCTACCCGTGCGCGGAGTGCGGCCGGCGCTTCCGCCTCAGCTCGCACTTCATCCGCCACCGCCGCGCGCACCTGCGGCGCCGCCTCTACATCTGCGCCGGCTGCGGCCGGGACTTCAAGCTTCCGCCTGGCGCCACGGCCGCCTCGGCCACCGAGCGCTGCCCGGAGTGCGAGGGCAGCTGA
- the DCTPP1 gene encoding dCTP pyrophosphatase 1: MSRANGDARGGTEGDGTAAPGPFSFSPEPTLEDIRRLHAEFAAERDWGQFHQPRNLLLALVGEVGELAELFQWKPDEEPGPQAWPPRERAALQEELSDVLIYLVALAARCHVDLPRAVLSKMDLNRRRYPAHLSRGSALKYTDLPHGATSEDQAVGAVDRDRESTGQAST, translated from the exons ATGTCTCGGGCGAATGGGGACGCGCGTGGGGGCACGGAGGGGGACGGCACCGCGGCTCCCGGCCCCTTCAGCTTCAGTCCGGAGCCCACGCTCGAGGACAT CCGCCGCCTCCATGCTGAGTTTGCTGCTGAACGAGACTGGGGCCAGTTCCACCAGCCTCGGAACCTCCTCCTGGCCTTggtgggggaagtgggggagcTGGCAGAACTCTT TCAGTGGAAACCCGATGAAGAGCCCGGCCCCCAAGCCTGGCCCCCCAGGGAACGGGCAGCCCTTCAGGAGGAGCTTAGTGACGTCCTCATCTACCTGGTAGCGTTAGCAGCCCGCTGCCATGTGGATCTGCCCCGAGCGGTGCTCTCCAAGATGGACCTCAACCGCCGGCGCTACCCAGCACATCTGTCCCGCGGCTCTGCCCTCAAGTATACAGACTTGCCCCATGGGGCCACCTCTGAAGACCAAGCTGTGGGGGCTGTAGACCGTGACCGTGAGTCCACAGGCCAGGCCTCAACCTAG